Below is a window of Hydrogenimonas sp. DNA.
AACAATATCGACGCGCTCAGAGATATCCGAATGGAGCCCTTCATCATGGCGGATGCAACCGACAAAAACGGACTCGACGGTTACGAGAGAGAGTGGCCGGGTGATGTCCTTTGCGACAGGGAGGTGCTCGACTCCTTGCAACAGAGGGGACTCATAGATATAGACGACTCTTTCATAGAGAAGTTCGGGTTGCTTTGAGCAAATGGTTATTCGGTCGGCTCTTTTAGAGTGACCGGCAGCTTTCAAGCCACTCTACGATCTCTTTGACAACCTTGTCTGAAGCTATGTTCAAGGCGGCGACTCCGCCCTTCGCGTCCTCGGAAGGTGCCGGTTCTACCTCTTCGAAGAGTCTGCTGCAGACCGTTTTCGAGTCTCTGTTTCGTATCAGCGATACCAAAACCGCAACCCTTCCTCGTGATGCACCTTCCCCGCTGAAGTCATGCACGAACTCCAAAATTCCGATTTCAAGAACCATCTGCGTATCTGCAGCAGTAGTACCGCCGGTAACACTTTCGGCAATCCCGGACTCTTCCAGGGCACGGATCAGTTTCCCTTCGAACATTGTGTCCGGAGTGTCGTACCATCTGCTGTATGCGTAAGGCTGCTGTCTGAAATTTCGGTCCAGGT
It encodes the following:
- a CDS encoding probable lipoprotein, which encodes MRISAVYLKKVLIVSAFLLISAGCSIKKVPPTDYYYISQKTPGITLSEAKGTMDSLRVTFTYPSRVSESSSIYYLDRNFRQQPYAYSRWYDTPDTMFEGKLIRALEESGIAESVTGGTTAADTQMVLEIGILEFVHDFSGEGASRGRVAVLVSLIRNRDSKTVCSRLFEEVEPAPSEDAKGGVAALNIASDKVVKEIVEWLESCRSL